A single region of the Jatrophihabitans sp. GAS493 genome encodes:
- a CDS encoding sulfite exporter TauE/SafE family protein — protein MTPAHILLLLVAGLAGGAVNAVAGGGTLISFPALLVAGLSPVTANVTNTVALWPGYLSGAVSYRHELRQDWERQRLLSLVAASGAVVGTIVLLTAPASVFHVLVPYLVLGATALLAAQPAISRALARRASGERHYRRGPLLACVFAASIYGAYFGGGLGIILVAVLALCLDADIQHLNGVKTLLALVVNTVAMIGFVIFGHVDWAAVALVAPASFLGGILGARAAQRLNPMALRAAVVVLGVGIGIRMLAA, from the coding sequence GTGACCCCCGCACACATCCTCCTGCTGCTGGTCGCCGGCCTGGCCGGCGGAGCGGTGAACGCAGTGGCCGGCGGTGGCACCCTCATCAGCTTTCCGGCGCTGCTGGTGGCCGGCCTGAGTCCGGTCACCGCCAACGTCACCAATACCGTGGCGCTCTGGCCGGGCTACCTCAGCGGGGCCGTCTCCTACCGCCACGAGCTGCGCCAGGACTGGGAGCGGCAGCGGTTGCTGTCGCTGGTGGCCGCGTCCGGTGCCGTCGTCGGCACCATCGTGCTGCTCACCGCGCCGGCTTCGGTCTTCCACGTGCTCGTCCCCTACCTGGTCCTCGGGGCGACGGCGCTGCTGGCGGCCCAGCCGGCCATCTCGCGGGCGCTGGCCCGGCGGGCGTCCGGAGAGCGGCACTACCGGCGCGGGCCGCTGCTGGCCTGTGTCTTCGCTGCCTCGATCTACGGCGCCTACTTCGGCGGGGGGCTCGGGATCATCCTGGTCGCCGTCCTGGCCCTCTGCCTGGACGCCGATATCCAGCATCTCAACGGGGTCAAGACCTTGCTGGCGCTCGTCGTGAACACGGTGGCGATGATCGGATTCGTCATCTTCGGCCACGTCGATTGGGCGGCGGTGGCGTTGGTCGCCCCGGCCAGCTTCCTGGGGGGCATCCTCGGCGCCCGGGCCGCGCAGCGTCTCAATCCGATGGCGCTGCGGGCGGCCGTCGTCGTGCTCGGGGTGGGTATCGGGATCCGGATGCTGGCCGCGTGA
- a CDS encoding response regulator transcription factor produces the protein MSPTVFLVDDHAMFRAGVRAELGSLVDSGVEVVGEAGTVAEAVTGIVAAQPDVVLLDVHMPDGGGLAVIAGVASQGPNTRFLALSVSDAAEDVIAIIRAGARGYVTKTIDARELADAVRRVADADVVFSPRLAGFVLDAFRDAPSVPSVDSDIDQLTPRELEVLRLLARGYAYKEVAAELFISVKTVETHASSVLRKLQLSNRHQLTRWAVDRRML, from the coding sequence ATGAGCCCGACCGTGTTCCTGGTGGATGATCACGCGATGTTCCGGGCCGGGGTCCGGGCCGAGCTGGGTTCGCTGGTCGACTCCGGCGTCGAGGTGGTCGGGGAGGCCGGAACCGTGGCCGAAGCGGTCACCGGGATCGTCGCCGCCCAGCCGGACGTGGTGCTGCTCGACGTGCACATGCCCGACGGCGGGGGACTGGCCGTCATCGCCGGCGTCGCGAGCCAGGGGCCGAATACCCGGTTCCTGGCCCTATCGGTCTCCGATGCGGCCGAGGATGTGATCGCGATCATCCGGGCCGGTGCCCGGGGCTACGTCACCAAGACGATCGATGCCCGGGAGCTGGCCGATGCGGTCCGCCGGGTGGCCGACGCCGACGTCGTCTTCAGCCCCCGCCTGGCCGGATTCGTACTCGACGCCTTCCGCGACGCCCCGTCGGTGCCGTCGGTGGACAGCGACATCGACCAGCTGACCCCACGGGAGCTGGAGGTACTTCGGCTGCTGGCCCGCGGCTACGCCTACAAGGAGGTGGCCGCCGAGCTCTTCATCTCGGTGAAGACGGTCGAGACCCATGCCTCCAGCGTGCTGCGGAAGTTGCAGCTGTCCAACCGTCACCAGCTGACGAGATGGGCCGTCGACCGTCGAATGCTGTGA
- a CDS encoding TatD family hydrolase has translation MSRTAAKDGKNAAPPLPPPLPSPVFDSHCHLDAMAQRAGLEPTAQFVAEAMQKARTVNVTKVITVGDTIASSRWCVQAAREHPDVFAAIAVHPTEISGMSERDYAELEELAADENVVAIGETGLDYYWDRTTPAEQQEHFRRHIDLAKRTGKPLMIHDREAHEDVLAILEAEGAPNQVVFHAFSGDEVMARTCVERGFVLSFPGVVTFTNAPALRAAAAVTSLDHILVETDAPFLSPQPFRGRPNAPYLVPYTLTSLAGTVGVSVEELAQAIVRTGQRVFGANLTEI, from the coding sequence GTGAGCCGAACGGCCGCAAAAGACGGCAAGAACGCCGCTCCACCGCTGCCACCGCCGCTTCCCTCGCCCGTCTTCGATTCGCACTGCCACCTCGATGCGATGGCGCAGCGGGCCGGCCTGGAACCGACGGCGCAGTTCGTCGCCGAAGCTATGCAGAAGGCGAGAACGGTCAACGTTACCAAGGTGATTACGGTCGGCGACACGATCGCGTCGAGCCGCTGGTGCGTGCAGGCCGCCCGTGAGCATCCGGACGTGTTCGCGGCGATCGCCGTGCATCCCACGGAGATTTCCGGGATGTCTGAACGTGACTATGCCGAGTTGGAGGAACTCGCCGCTGACGAGAACGTCGTGGCGATCGGGGAGACCGGGCTGGACTATTACTGGGACCGGACCACGCCGGCCGAGCAGCAGGAGCATTTCCGCCGCCACATCGACCTCGCGAAGCGGACCGGGAAGCCGTTGATGATCCACGATCGGGAGGCCCACGAGGACGTGCTGGCGATCCTGGAAGCAGAGGGAGCGCCGAATCAAGTCGTCTTCCACGCGTTCAGTGGTGACGAAGTTATGGCTCGGACCTGTGTTGAGCGTGGATTTGTTCTGTCTTTTCCGGGAGTGGTCACCTTCACAAACGCCCCGGCACTGCGAGCCGCCGCCGCCGTCACTTCACTTGACCACATACTGGTCGAAACGGACGCGCCATTCTTGAGTCCTCAACCATTTCGCGGTCGTCCCAACGCCCCGTATTTGGTGCCCTACACGCTGACGAGCCTGGCCGGGACGGTCGGCGTCAGTGTCGAGGAGTTGGCGCAGGCGATAGTGCGCACCGGCCAGCGCGTATTCGGGGCGAACTTAACAGAAATTTAA
- the metG gene encoding methionine--tRNA ligase — protein sequence MSNHVLTAVAWPYANGPRHIGHVAGFGVPSDVFSRYQRMAGNKVLMVSGTDEHGTPIQVQADREGVTARELADRYNRVIAGDLQKLGLSYDLFTRTTTKNHYAVVQELFLGLLKNGYVFPQVQMGAISPSTGRTLPDRYIEGTCPICGYDPARGDQCDNCGNQLDPIELINPRSKINGETPKFIETEQYFLDLPAFTATLSDWLGKQKHWRPNVLKFSMNLLDDLKPRAITRDLDWGVPVPLPGWSDRPDKKLYVWFDAVIGYLSASIEWAQRSGDPDAWRPFWQDQSAKAYYFMGKDNIVFHSEIWPAMLFGYSGVGAKGGTAGELGALDRPYEVVSSEFLTMEGRKFSSSQNVVIYVGDMLQRYDPDALRYYLAVAGPENQDTDFTWAEFVRRNNDELLASWGNLVNRTLSMTAKNIGHIPDPGNLNDNDHALLASSRNAFESVGELLARSRQKQAIGEAMRVVGEANKYLSDNEPWKLKNADPARMESVLHVALQVVDDAKTLLTPFLPSSSTKVHEAMGGTGKWAGMPELVEVEEETAVGSPSYATLSGDYDALAKWQSAKIEVGRPIAAPTPIFTKLDSSVVQEELDRLEAEAK from the coding sequence GTGAGTAACCACGTATTGACCGCAGTCGCCTGGCCGTACGCGAACGGCCCCCGCCATATCGGACACGTCGCCGGCTTCGGCGTCCCCTCCGACGTCTTCAGCCGCTACCAGCGGATGGCCGGGAACAAGGTGCTGATGGTCTCCGGCACCGACGAGCACGGCACGCCGATCCAGGTCCAGGCCGACCGGGAGGGCGTCACCGCCCGTGAGTTGGCTGACCGGTACAACCGGGTCATCGCCGGTGACCTGCAGAAGCTCGGCCTCTCCTATGACCTCTTCACCCGCACCACCACCAAGAACCACTACGCGGTGGTGCAGGAACTCTTCCTGGGCCTGCTCAAGAACGGGTACGTCTTCCCGCAGGTGCAGATGGGCGCGATCAGCCCGTCGACCGGGCGCACCCTCCCCGACCGCTACATCGAGGGCACCTGCCCGATCTGCGGCTACGACCCGGCGCGGGGCGACCAGTGTGACAACTGCGGCAACCAGCTCGACCCGATCGAGCTCATCAATCCCCGTTCCAAGATCAATGGGGAGACCCCGAAGTTCATCGAGACCGAGCAGTACTTCCTCGACCTCCCCGCCTTCACCGCCACCCTCAGTGACTGGCTGGGCAAGCAGAAGCACTGGCGCCCGAACGTCCTCAAGTTCTCGATGAATCTCCTGGACGACCTCAAGCCGCGGGCGATCACCCGTGATCTGGATTGGGGCGTGCCGGTGCCGCTGCCGGGTTGGTCGGATCGGCCGGACAAGAAGCTCTACGTCTGGTTCGACGCGGTGATCGGCTACCTCTCGGCCTCGATCGAGTGGGCGCAGCGCAGCGGCGACCCGGACGCCTGGCGTCCCTTCTGGCAGGACCAGAGCGCAAAGGCCTATTACTTCATGGGCAAAGACAACATCGTTTTCCACTCCGAGATCTGGCCGGCCATGCTCTTCGGCTACTCCGGAGTCGGTGCCAAGGGCGGAACCGCTGGAGAACTAGGGGCATTGGACCGTCCGTACGAGGTGGTCTCCAGTGAATTCCTGACGATGGAGGGTCGTAAGTTCTCCTCCAGCCAGAACGTCGTGATCTACGTCGGGGACATGCTGCAGCGCTATGACCCTGACGCACTGCGCTACTACCTTGCGGTGGCCGGCCCCGAGAACCAGGACACCGACTTCACCTGGGCCGAGTTCGTCCGCCGGAACAACGACGAACTGCTGGCCAGCTGGGGCAACCTGGTGAATCGGACGCTGTCGATGACCGCGAAGAACATCGGTCACATTCCTGATCCGGGCAACCTGAACGACAATGACCACGCGCTGCTCGCCAGCTCCCGCAACGCCTTCGAATCCGTCGGTGAACTGCTGGCCCGCTCACGTCAGAAGCAGGCCATCGGTGAGGCGATGCGGGTTGTCGGCGAGGCGAACAAGTACCTCTCCGACAACGAGCCGTGGAAGCTGAAGAACGCCGACCCGGCCCGGATGGAGAGCGTGCTGCATGTCGCGCTGCAGGTGGTCGACGACGCCAAGACGCTGCTGACGCCGTTCCTGCCCTCCTCTTCGACGAAGGTGCATGAAGCGATGGGGGGCACCGGAAAGTGGGCCGGAATGCCGGAACTTGTTGAGGTTGAGGAGGAGACGGCGGTGGGCTCGCCCTCGTATGCCACGCTGAGTGGTGACTACGACGCCCTCGCGAAATGGCAGTCGGCCAAGATCGAAGTGGGTCGCCCGATCGCTGCTCCGACACCGATCTTCACCAAACTCGACAGCTCGGTGGTACAGGAGGAGCTAGACCGGCTGGAAGCAGAGGCCAAGTGA
- a CDS encoding PspC domain-containing protein — protein sequence MTAMTSETASPPPPPPSRLLRRSAGNRVVAGVSGGLGEYFGIDPVLFRILFATTAFFGGGGIIAYLVAWLAIPEAGSTKTGMDRIVTELRNRRIPVWVVVTAIVIAAWIGLFSWWAPWGFGPLLVAGFILFVAFRRKGVANRTPIAATDGTAALGTAPDGTAPVNLTKPLTPLTPSDQGQSDPTADLTTETRAWFAESRAASRRRRHRAAPVRWATLGLLVVAMVVLYISDRVNGIILPAYFWVAGAILLGGLIVGAILRRTPWSLLILVPLALLGLIAFGGTRASLHDGIGVYAWAPTSYSELEGDYRLAFGKTTLDLTELPPSTVDRHVEITMAAGQSEIIVGSTANIRVNADVHFGNIILTGPGADSPRAGFGFETTSKGGAAIATVEHSGVNVHRTIQPPAAATGGVITVDVQLEEGNITVRT from the coding sequence ATGACAGCCATGACTAGCGAAACCGCATCACCGCCACCACCCCCGCCGTCCCGGCTGCTGCGCCGCAGCGCCGGCAACCGCGTCGTCGCCGGCGTCAGCGGTGGCCTGGGCGAGTACTTCGGCATCGACCCGGTGCTCTTCCGCATCCTCTTCGCGACCACCGCGTTCTTCGGCGGCGGCGGCATCATCGCCTATCTGGTGGCCTGGCTGGCCATCCCCGAGGCGGGCTCGACCAAGACCGGAATGGACCGCATCGTCACGGAACTGCGCAACCGGCGGATTCCGGTCTGGGTAGTCGTCACCGCGATCGTGATCGCGGCCTGGATCGGGCTCTTCAGCTGGTGGGCACCCTGGGGGTTCGGACCGCTGCTCGTCGCCGGCTTCATTCTCTTCGTCGCCTTCCGCCGCAAGGGCGTCGCCAACCGAACACCAATCGCAGCGACAGACGGGACGGCTGCACTCGGGACGGCTCCGGATGGGACGGCTCCGGTGAACCTGACCAAGCCGCTGACCCCGCTGACCCCGTCGGATCAGGGCCAGAGCGACCCGACCGCCGATCTGACCACCGAGACCCGGGCCTGGTTCGCCGAGTCGCGGGCCGCCTCGCGCCGCCGCCGGCACCGCGCTGCCCCAGTGCGCTGGGCGACTCTGGGACTGCTCGTCGTGGCGATGGTCGTGCTGTACATAAGCGACCGGGTCAACGGCATCATCCTCCCGGCCTACTTCTGGGTGGCCGGCGCGATCTTGCTGGGCGGACTCATCGTCGGCGCGATCCTGCGCCGAACGCCCTGGTCGTTGCTCATCCTGGTGCCGCTCGCGCTGCTTGGGCTCATCGCCTTCGGCGGCACTCGGGCCAGCCTGCACGACGGGATCGGGGTGTACGCCTGGGCCCCCACCAGCTACTCCGAACTGGAGGGCGACTACCGGCTGGCCTTCGGCAAGACCACGCTGGATCTCACCGAACTTCCTCCCTCGACGGTCGACCGGCACGTCGAGATCACCATGGCCGCCGGTCAGTCCGAGATCATCGTCGGCAGCACGGCCAACATCCGGGTCAACGCCGACGTCCACTTCGGCAACATAATCCTCACCGGGCCCGGCGCCGACAGCCCGCGGGCCGGCTTCGGCTTCGAGACGACGTCCAAGGGCGGCGCAGCGATAGCGACGGTGGAGCACAGCGGGGTGAACGTGCATCGCACGATCCAACCGCCGGCGGCCGCCACGGGTGGCGTCATCACCGTTGACGTCCAGCTCGAAGAGGGGAACATCACCGTCCGGACGTGA
- a CDS encoding amidohydrolase family protein, with protein sequence MSLSIVGARVWDSDGDLDLPAVRDLHITDGVIVAEPPPQAEIVDATGMLALPGFVNAHHHSYDVLAKGLLERMPFDVWALHSQPAYFGRRPAAELRARTLLSGLECLRSGITTIQDMCSLVPFDEQTLDIILDAYAELGIRVVFSVAVRDVAALDIAAYLTDLPTETLAWVQGRATPAAEQLAFVQAQLKRRPATGLRSWALSPSGPQRCSDELLDGIAALSQDDNLPVFTHVYETRVQTARARDLYRASGGSMIRHLADRGLLSDRTNLVHAVWITPAELELVAGAGSAIVHNPVSNMKLRSGIAPIAAAQRAGVPIALGCDNCSCGDTHNMFQAMKAMCLLTGLREPLPDGIDAAAAMRAATSEGAGAIGRPDLGALQVGQRADITLIKLDDLAYVPLNSATRQVVFGESGRAVQTVVVDGRVVLRDGVATTIDEAALQAEVAELMVGFRRDFAGVVERARPAVQPLLAALALVNERDVGVSAQLTSGR encoded by the coding sequence GTGAGTCTCAGCATCGTCGGGGCGCGGGTCTGGGACAGCGACGGCGACCTCGACCTGCCTGCGGTTCGCGACCTGCACATCACCGACGGGGTGATCGTCGCCGAGCCGCCGCCGCAGGCCGAGATCGTCGACGCGACCGGGATGCTCGCGTTGCCTGGCTTCGTCAACGCCCATCACCACTCCTACGACGTGCTGGCCAAGGGTCTGCTGGAGCGAATGCCCTTTGATGTGTGGGCTCTTCACTCGCAGCCGGCCTACTTCGGCCGGCGCCCCGCGGCTGAGCTGCGCGCCCGCACGCTGCTCAGCGGGCTGGAGTGTCTGCGCAGCGGAATCACCACCATCCAGGACATGTGCAGTCTCGTCCCCTTCGATGAACAGACGCTCGACATCATCCTGGACGCCTACGCCGAGCTAGGGATTCGCGTTGTCTTCTCAGTCGCCGTCCGCGATGTGGCGGCATTGGACATCGCCGCATACCTAACCGACCTCCCGACCGAGACGCTGGCCTGGGTGCAGGGGCGCGCCACCCCGGCGGCGGAGCAGCTGGCCTTCGTCCAGGCTCAGCTGAAACGGCGTCCGGCGACCGGCCTGCGGAGCTGGGCGCTCAGCCCATCCGGGCCGCAGCGCTGCTCGGATGAACTGCTTGACGGTATCGCCGCACTCAGCCAGGACGACAATCTGCCGGTCTTTACGCACGTTTACGAGACGCGGGTGCAGACGGCCCGGGCGCGGGATCTCTACCGGGCCAGCGGCGGCTCCATGATCCGCCACCTCGCTGATCGCGGTCTGCTCAGTGACCGGACGAACCTGGTGCACGCGGTGTGGATCACGCCGGCGGAGCTGGAGCTGGTGGCCGGCGCCGGAAGCGCGATCGTGCACAACCCGGTGAGCAACATGAAGCTGCGCAGTGGGATCGCGCCGATCGCGGCTGCGCAGCGGGCTGGGGTTCCGATCGCGTTGGGCTGCGACAATTGCAGCTGCGGCGACACGCACAACATGTTCCAGGCCATGAAGGCGATGTGCCTGCTGACCGGCCTGCGCGAGCCGCTGCCGGACGGGATCGACGCGGCGGCGGCGATGCGGGCCGCCACCTCAGAAGGGGCCGGGGCGATCGGGCGACCCGACCTCGGGGCGCTGCAGGTCGGCCAGCGGGCGGACATCACCCTGATAAAGCTGGACGATCTGGCCTACGTCCCACTCAACAGTGCCACCAGGCAGGTGGTCTTCGGTGAGTCCGGGCGGGCTGTTCAGACCGTCGTCGTCGACGGCCGGGTGGTGCTGCGAGACGGCGTCGCCACCACGATTGACGAAGCCGCCCTGCAGGCCGAGGTGGCCGAGTTGATGGTCGGGTTCCGGCGCGACTTCGCCGGCGTGGTCGAGCGAGCGCGGCCAGCGGTACAGCCGCTGCTGGCCGCGCTCGCCCTGGTGAATGAACGCGATGTCGGGGTCAGCGCCCAGCTCACGTCCGGACGGTGA
- a CDS encoding cyclase family protein: protein MFFDEIVDLGHPLYTGMPCHAAEVTAFWTVDSFEKTRRLSGGRQGLQNKMMLLSEHTGTHFDAPSHFDEHGLSVDQVPLERLVLPGHLLDLTHKRPHEPIGPQDLAAAEEASGHPIVAGTAVFVRTGQDVNWGSENFFTERPHVTSDGAQWLVDKGIGLFCTDLIAIDNPQEWWEPTHTAFLCGGVPMVQQLNNLARLVGREFTFVVLPLPMKGGTASPVRPVALLHP from the coding sequence ATGTTCTTCGACGAGATCGTCGACCTCGGTCATCCGCTCTACACCGGTATGCCGTGCCACGCCGCCGAGGTGACCGCCTTCTGGACGGTGGACAGCTTCGAGAAGACGCGCCGGCTCAGCGGCGGTCGGCAGGGCCTGCAGAACAAGATGATGCTGCTCAGCGAGCACACCGGCACCCACTTCGACGCCCCGTCGCACTTCGACGAACACGGACTGAGCGTCGACCAGGTCCCGCTGGAGCGACTCGTGCTTCCGGGGCATCTACTCGATCTCACCCATAAGCGGCCGCACGAGCCGATCGGACCGCAGGATCTGGCCGCCGCCGAGGAGGCCAGCGGGCACCCGATCGTCGCCGGCACCGCAGTCTTCGTGCGCACCGGGCAGGACGTCAACTGGGGCAGCGAGAACTTCTTCACCGAGCGTCCGCACGTCACCAGCGATGGCGCGCAGTGGCTGGTCGACAAGGGGATCGGTCTCTTCTGCACCGACCTCATCGCCATCGACAACCCGCAGGAGTGGTGGGAACCGACCCACACCGCATTCCTCTGCGGGGGAGTGCCGATGGTCCAACAGCTCAACAACCTGGCTCGGCTGGTCGGTCGGGAGTTCACCTTCGTGGTGCTCCCACTTCCGATGAAGGGCGGTACCGCGAGCCCGGTGCGCCCCGTCGCGCTGCTGCACCCGTGA
- a CDS encoding resuscitation-promoting factor — MHRSIKIGLYGTLVAGIIGGTLAFTGTSDKTVTIKVDGESKQIKTTADNVAGALSSAKYTVGAHDVVAPAADTAIKNGATVVLKRGRLLHLVVDGKPRDVWVTAPTVAAALSELGYSSTTAVSVSRDKRLPLTESTLDVTSPKALTITHDGTAQRVTTTDATVSAVLAAQDIAVGPADIVSVPVTSALVAGENVVIKRVATKTVIEAHPVPFKVTSLRDSQLTVGQKKVVTTGHNGTAHVTYRIALIDGVAKKKTQVRSIVIAAPVTQVQHIGSKPKAAAPTAKASVTGKAAPKDTSGLNWDAVAACESGGNWAINTGNGYYGGLQFNSSTWLANGGGAYASRADLASKSAQIAIATKLYNARGSSPWPVCGQRL, encoded by the coding sequence TTGCATCGCAGCATCAAGATTGGCCTATACGGAACCCTGGTCGCCGGCATCATCGGCGGCACGCTTGCCTTCACCGGGACGTCTGACAAGACGGTCACCATCAAGGTCGATGGCGAGTCAAAGCAGATCAAGACCACCGCCGACAACGTCGCCGGTGCGCTTAGCTCCGCGAAGTACACCGTCGGAGCGCACGACGTGGTGGCCCCCGCCGCCGACACCGCCATCAAGAACGGCGCGACCGTCGTACTGAAGCGTGGACGTCTACTGCACCTGGTCGTCGACGGTAAGCCGCGCGACGTCTGGGTCACCGCCCCGACCGTCGCCGCCGCGCTGAGCGAACTCGGTTACTCCAGCACCACCGCCGTCTCCGTCTCCCGGGACAAGCGCCTGCCGCTGACCGAGAGCACCCTCGACGTGACCTCGCCGAAGGCACTGACGATCACCCACGACGGAACCGCGCAGCGCGTCACCACCACCGACGCCACCGTCTCCGCCGTGCTCGCCGCTCAGGACATTGCGGTCGGACCGGCGGACATCGTCTCCGTCCCGGTCACCAGCGCACTGGTCGCCGGCGAGAACGTCGTCATCAAGCGGGTCGCCACCAAGACGGTCATCGAGGCTCACCCGGTGCCGTTCAAGGTCACCTCGCTGCGTGACTCGCAGCTGACCGTCGGCCAGAAGAAGGTCGTCACGACCGGCCACAACGGCACCGCGCACGTCACGTACCGGATCGCCCTCATCGACGGCGTCGCCAAGAAGAAGACCCAGGTTCGCAGCATCGTGATCGCGGCTCCCGTGACCCAGGTGCAGCACATCGGCAGCAAGCCGAAGGCGGCAGCGCCGACGGCCAAGGCGAGCGTCACCGGCAAGGCCGCACCGAAGGACACCAGCGGGCTCAACTGGGACGCCGTCGCCGCCTGCGAGTCCGGTGGGAACTGGGCGATCAACACCGGCAACGGTTACTACGGCGGTCTGCAGTTCAACTCCAGCACCTGGCTGGCCAACGGCGGCGGCGCGTACGCCTCGCGGGCGGACCTGGCCAGCAAGTCGGCTCAGATCGCCATCGCCACCAAGCTCTACAACGCCCGCGGCAGTTCGCCGTGGCCGGTCTGCGGGCAGCGCCTCTAG
- a CDS encoding ATP-binding protein, protein MVTTTLPETAGPVRAEPQRKLYRRADHRYLSGVAGGIADHLGLSAVAIRAVFVVLTASGGLGPVLYAVFWIVLPTPPGTKQRTRWWVYLAAGVACAIGIGLTVWTMPLGRLFVPSVLALVGGALIWRQASETQRAQWWSLSRRSLTAANQTGRLRLLAGVLLVIVGCVVVIARADFSAMRDGLVAVLVTVVGIGLITGPWWVGMVTELGAERTERIRSQERAEIAARLHDSVLQTLALIQRNANSPREVTRLARGQERELRNLLYGPDERYGQLAKALTDAAAEIEDAYAITVDAVVVGDTALDDSLRALVASAREALQNAAKHAKVTEVSLYAEVEESSVVVYVRDRGVGFALDEVADDRQGVRGSIIARVERHGGTATIRSAAGDGTEVAIRMPVSR, encoded by the coding sequence ATGGTGACGACAACGCTGCCGGAGACCGCGGGGCCGGTGCGGGCCGAACCGCAGCGCAAGCTGTATCGCCGGGCCGACCATCGCTACCTCAGTGGGGTGGCCGGTGGGATCGCCGACCATCTGGGGCTGTCGGCCGTCGCCATTCGAGCCGTCTTCGTCGTCCTCACCGCCAGTGGCGGTCTCGGCCCGGTCCTCTACGCCGTCTTCTGGATCGTTCTCCCCACCCCGCCGGGCACCAAGCAGCGCACCCGCTGGTGGGTCTACCTGGCGGCCGGGGTGGCCTGCGCGATCGGGATCGGCTTGACGGTCTGGACGATGCCGCTCGGACGCCTCTTCGTGCCGTCGGTGCTGGCTCTGGTCGGAGGGGCGCTGATCTGGCGGCAGGCCAGTGAGACGCAGCGGGCCCAGTGGTGGAGCCTGTCGCGCCGCTCCCTCACCGCTGCCAACCAGACCGGGCGGCTGCGCCTGCTCGCCGGCGTGCTGCTGGTGATCGTCGGCTGCGTGGTGGTGATCGCTCGCGCCGACTTCTCAGCCATGCGCGACGGGCTGGTGGCGGTGCTGGTCACCGTGGTCGGGATCGGGCTCATCACCGGTCCGTGGTGGGTCGGCATGGTCACTGAGCTGGGAGCAGAACGCACTGAGCGGATCCGCTCCCAGGAGCGGGCCGAGATCGCCGCCAGGCTGCACGATTCGGTGTTGCAGACGCTCGCGCTCATCCAGCGCAACGCCAATTCCCCGCGGGAGGTCACCCGGCTGGCCCGTGGGCAGGAGCGTGAGTTGCGCAACCTGCTCTACGGCCCGGACGAGCGGTACGGGCAGCTGGCCAAGGCTCTCACCGACGCCGCGGCCGAGATCGAGGATGCCTATGCGATCACGGTGGACGCGGTGGTGGTCGGCGACACCGCTCTGGACGATAGTCTGCGGGCCCTGGTCGCATCGGCCCGCGAGGCGCTGCAGAACGCGGCCAAGCATGCGAAGGTGACCGAAGTTTCGCTCTACGCCGAGGTTGAGGAGAGCAGTGTGGTCGTCTACGTCAGGGATCGCGGAGTCGGATTCGCCCTCGACGAGGTGGCCGACGACCGCCAGGGGGTGCGCGGATCGATCATCGCGCGGGTCGAGCGTCACGGCGGAACCGCGACGATCCGCAGTGCCGCTGGCGATGGCACCGAGGTCGCGATCAGGATGCCGGTCTCCCGATGA
- a CDS encoding chorismate mutase, producing MSSTTTPAVEVTTIPAVDDIDELREGIDRLDAEIARLVNERSGLSRRIQAARMSAGGTRVELGRERVVIDGYRNVLGSDGGVLAEAVLRVCRGAR from the coding sequence ATGAGCAGCACGACCACCCCGGCCGTCGAAGTGACCACCATTCCCGCCGTCGATGACATCGACGAGCTGCGCGAGGGCATCGACCGCCTCGACGCGGAGATCGCCCGCCTCGTCAACGAGCGCTCCGGCCTCTCCCGCCGTATTCAGGCCGCTCGTATGAGCGCCGGCGGCACCCGGGTCGAACTCGGACGCGAGCGCGTGGTCATCGACGGGTACCGCAACGTCCTCGGCAGTGACGGCGGCGTCCTCGCGGAGGCCGTCCTGCGCGTCTGCCGCGGTGCCCGCTAA